One segment of Carya illinoinensis cultivar Pawnee chromosome 13, C.illinoinensisPawnee_v1, whole genome shotgun sequence DNA contains the following:
- the LOC122292205 gene encoding protein FAR1-RELATED SEQUENCE 6-like has protein sequence MEKGKEHPSTLRPSSSNPESDIPSTSPNIPIHGYYGPVPAWSPAFLDANQYPSNLQNASYPIQHGMEGQLSDINTSSATSRFQGTEDNRYVVGEETDSPCTSSRVEEVNFDIPDEQETESGSAGTSKKTQMDDIDEPMSGMEFNSLEDLISYYKEYGKKSGFGVMTKRSERGEDETVRYVTLACARGGKARNRLLNVSNPRPTGKTECKAKINALKADDGKFRLTTVHNIHNHGLSPKKSRFFRCNREVSESVKRVLDTNDLAGIRMNKSFGSLVVGAGGFENLPFLEKDCRNYINKARHLRLGAGGAGALRDYFLRMQYKNPGFFALMDLDDDGRLKNVFWADPRSRAAYQYFGDVCMDGVAPKAIITDQDRAMKNAIAIIFPKSRHRFCLWHILKKVPEKLGCYGSYKSGMKIALMKCVYDTQKRKEFEKSWHEMISTYNLHDNVWLQSLYTERCHWVPAFLKDIFWAGMSTTQRSESMNAFFDGYVYAKTNLKESPIEKRYQDLYTNVKFREVQIQLTGIIDLDPVLHRREGTVKTYLVEDEVRVEDFTKQVTRSVDFNEEDGVAKCSCGLFEMRGIVCRHIFVVFKCNGIKTMPQQYILDRWRKDIKRRYTLINSSYDAGEVREDANRFSSLLNICYKMITCAAGSKKHTEDATTKLHAMIDLYSETQEPPSLAENCLNVGGMTKESAATTGSSTQVLSPKIVRGKGRPPSIRRASRMEKELRKRDGDDTHGVDTCRSLFGPSDLDVSNIGHVHAIPDRSLAYDIRGTQSTDPVIQTQQSMEFGLDGSQPLHVEFDGSQPQQ, from the exons atggaaaaaggaaaagaacatcCTAGCACGCTAAGACCCTCTAGCTCAAATCCCGAATCC GACATACCATCAACTTCTCCAAACATACCAATTCACGGTTACTATGGACCAGTGCCTGCGTGGTCACCGGCCTTTCTCGATGCCAACCAATATCCAAGCAACCTACAG AATGCTAGTTATCCAATTCAACATGGCATGGAAGGGCAGTTGTCGGACATCAATACAAGCTCCGCTACAAGCAGATTTCAGGGTACAGAGGATAATAGATATGTAGTTGGGGAGGAGACTGATTCGCCATGTACATCTTCTAGAGTTGAAGAAGTTAATTTTGATATTCCAGATGAACAAGAAACCGAGTCTGGCAGTGCAGGAACATCTAAGAAGACACAAATGGATGACATTGATGAGCCAATGTCGGGGATGGAGTTTAATTCCCTAGAAGATTTAATCAGTTATTATAAAGAATATGGTAAGAAAAGcgggtttggggtgatgactAAAAGAAGTGAGAGGGGAGAGGATGAGACTGTTAGATATGTCACCCTTGCCTGTGCCCGTGGTGGGAAGGCAAGGAATAGACTCTTGAATGTCTCCAACCCACGTCCGACAGGAAAGACGGAGTGTAAGGCCAAAATAAATGCCTTAAAAGCTGATGATGGAAAGTTTAGGCTGACTACAGTTCATAATATCCACAATCACGGCCTCAGTCCGAAGAAATCCCGCTTCTTTCGATGTAACCGAGAAGTGAGTGAATCTGTCAAAAGAGTTCTAGATACAAATGATTTGGCTGGAATCCGAATGAATAAGAGCTTCGGATCTCTGGTTGTAGGCGCAGGTGGATTTGAGAACCTCCCGTTTTTGGAAAAAGACTGTCGTAACTACATCAACAAGGCTAGGCATCTACGACTGGGCGCAGGTGGTGCCGGAGCACTTCGAGACTACTTTTTACGAATGCAGTACAAAAATCCGGGGTTCTTTGCACTGATGGACCTGGACGATGACGGGAGGCTAAAGAATGTATTTTGGGCAGATCCCCGTAGTAGAGCTGCATACCAATATTTCGGTGATGTG TGTATGGATGGTGTCGCGCCGAAGGCTATTATCACTGACCAAGATAGagccatgaaaaatgcaattgcaaTTATCTTTCCAAAAAGCCGCCATAGATTTTGCCTATGGCATATCCTGAAGAAAGTCCCAGAAAAGCTTGGATGCTATGGTTCCTACAAAAGTGGCATGAAAATTGCACTGATGAAATGTGTTTATGACACACAAAAGCGGaaagagtttgaaaaatctTGGCATGAGATGATCAGCACGTATAACTTGCATGATAATGTCTGGTTGCAGAGTTTATACACTGAGCGTTGCCATTGGGTACCGGCCTTCTTGAAAGACATTTTTTGGGCTGGGATGAGTACTACGCAGcgaagcgagagcatgaatgccttTTTTGATGGTTACGTTTATGCTAAGACGaacttgaaaga ATCGCCTATTGAAAAGAGATATCAAGATTTGTATACAAATGTTAAATTCAGGGAAGTTCAGATCCAGCTTACCGGCATTATCGACTTGGACCCAGTTTTACATAGAAGAGAGGGTACTGTGAAGACCTATTTGGTAGAGGATGAAGTTCGTGTTGAAGATTTTACGAAGCAAGTGACACGCTCAGTAGATTTTAATGAGGAAGATGGTGTCGCGAAATGTTCTTGTGGTTTATTTGAAATGAGGGGGATAGTGTGCCGGCACATCTTCGTTGTGTTCAAATGTAACGGGATTAAGACAATGCCACAACAGTAcattttagatcgatggaggaaggacatTAAAAGAAGATACACGTTAATTAACAGCAGCTATGACGCAGGCGAGGTGCGGGAAGATGCTAATAGATTTTCAAGtctgttgaatatttgttataAAATGATTACTTGTGCTGCGGGTTCAAAAAAGCATACTGAGGATGCAACAACTAAGTTGCATGCAATGATTGACCTGTACTCTGAGACCCAAGAACCCCCATCGCTAGCTGAAAATTGTTTAAATGTTGGTGGCATGACAAAGGAAAGTGCAGCTACCACTGGAAGTTCAACTCAAGTACTCAGTCCAAAGATAGTTCGAGGGAAAGGCAGGCCCCCATCTATAAGGAGAGCATCTAGGATGGAGAAAGAGCTGAGAAAA CGGGATGGAGACGATACCCATGGTGTGGACACTTGCAGGAGCTTATTTGGCCCCTCCGATTTGGACGTCTCCAATATTGGACACgtgcat GCTATTCCAGACAGGTCGCTAGCATATGACATTAGGGGAACCCAATCAACAGATCCAGTGATTCAAACTCAACAAAGT ATGGAATTTGGATTGGACGGATCACAACCGCTACACGTTGAGTTTGATGGATCACAACCACAGCAATGA